A single window of Mugil cephalus isolate CIBA_MC_2020 chromosome 1, CIBA_Mcephalus_1.1, whole genome shotgun sequence DNA harbors:
- the LOC125012278 gene encoding sushi, von Willebrand factor type A, EGF and pentraxin domain-containing protein 1-like, producing MTQKLLPKSETNDDLIEQVLCDEGYKLATQTDSLSCQSDGTWSKHSIRCQPTPCPLPTNSSVPRLLITGKELTPVGGTIALSCPPGFYLQGSAAAECQAGGGWAPSITSVSCEMVVCGKPPPLLHGVTEGDSYNYGDFVVYSCLPGFDMKGNSIQTCQGDRTWSGTQPLCVVSAGHSCGPPPFVKDAEIQTTGDTHLHNISYVCNS from the exons aactCCTCCCAAAGTCTGAGACCAATGATGATCTGATTGAACAGGTGTT GTGTGATGAAGGATATAAACTGGCCACACAGACGGACTCTCTGTCCTGCCAGAGCGACGGCACCTGGTCCAAACACAGCATCCGGTGCCAGCCCACCCCCTGCCCGCTACCCACCAATTCCTCCGTTCCCCGTTTGCTAATCACCGGGAAGGAGCTCACTCCTGTTGGAGGCACCATCGCCCTCTCCTGCCCTCCTGGCTTCTACCTGCAggggtcagcagcagcagagtgtcAG GCGGGTGGAGGCTGGGCTCCAAGCATCACGTCAGTGTCCTGTGAGATGGTGGTGTGTGGGAaaccccctcctcttctccacggtGTCACTGAAGGCGACAGCTACAACTACGGAGACTTTGTCGTCTACTCCTGCCTGCCCGGCTTTGACATGAAG ggAAACTCTATCCAGACCTGCCAGGGAGACAGAACGTGGAGCGGCACTCAGCCACTGTGTGTTG TCTCTGCGGGACACTCCTGTGGGCCCCCTCCCTTTGTAAAAGACGCAGAGATCCAGACAACAGGAGACACTCACCTGCACAACATCAGCTATGTGTGTAATAGCTGA